In one Helicobacter sp. MIT 21-1697 genomic region, the following are encoded:
- a CDS encoding WD40 repeat domain-containing protein, giving the protein MDSLQRHIQKLSAQKLLHWLLYSLVLCLPLCAKALVIESKNAQVIHTNGIITHISTFGEHIFVGNAIGQIDVFKLDNTQKAHKIYSLTLPPIEDYFGNTHAPRVFDITTFDGKTLFVLSEASRGTKQILKLSATQSPQVIFNTTAAPKRIIAFGDNKLVIGFLSNEIGLFDMKNAQFVYMTHPSLAGFSDLCVNAPFIFSTDESGSVSVIDSSNGKVLSKLDIINKDNNYQITSARDKILTASVDRQMGIYTFTSNSKAKFTLTNATSIKSAFLIYAVGISPNAIWAAFSKNEQNDIGIIHLATQKEYFTLKGSTSLINSLIFYDENTLISGNDDKTFIIWKLPKSKEQ; this is encoded by the coding sequence GTGGATTCTCTACAAAGACACATACAAAAGCTTAGTGCGCAAAAACTATTGCACTGGCTTTTGTATTCTCTCGTCTTATGCTTACCCCTGTGTGCAAAAGCTCTTGTGATTGAAAGCAAAAATGCACAGGTTATCCATACAAATGGCATTATCACACATATTAGCACCTTTGGGGAACATATTTTTGTGGGCAATGCAATAGGTCAAATTGATGTGTTTAAACTTGATAATACGCAAAAAGCACACAAAATATATAGCTTAACTTTGCCACCCATTGAAGATTATTTTGGAAACACTCACGCACCACGCGTGTTTGATATTACTACTTTTGATGGCAAAACACTTTTTGTTCTTAGCGAAGCTTCTCGTGGCACAAAGCAAATCCTTAAGCTTTCTGCTACGCAATCACCTCAAGTCATTTTTAACACTACCGCCGCGCCAAAACGCATTATTGCCTTTGGAGATAATAAGCTTGTCATAGGATTTTTGAGCAATGAGATTGGGCTTTTTGATATGAAGAATGCTCAATTCGTGTATATGACGCACCCGAGTCTTGCTGGATTCTCTGATTTATGTGTGAATGCACCTTTTATCTTTAGCACTGATGAATCTGGTAGTGTAAGTGTGATTGATAGCTCAAATGGCAAAGTGCTTTCAAAGCTTGATATAATTAATAAGGACAATAACTACCAAATCACCTCTGCACGTGATAAGATTCTTACCGCAAGTGTAGATAGACAAATGGGAATCTACACCTTTACATCAAACTCTAAAGCAAAATTTACCCTTACAAATGCTACAAGCATTAAGAGTGCATTTCTTATCTATGCGGTTGGTATCTCGCCTAATGCTATATGGGCAGCTTTTAGCAAAAATGAACAAAATGATATTGGCATTATTCATCTTGCCACACAAAAAGAGTATTTTACACTCAAAGGCTCTACATCGCTTATTAATAGCCTTATTTTTTATGATGAAAATACACTTATTTCAGGTAATGATGATAAAACATTTATCATTTGGAAACTGCCAAAATCTAAGGAGCAATAA
- a CDS encoding nitrate reductase cytochrome c-type subunit codes for MKKYAQSLIIGLLGLAFFACSDSTESKGDNVEMQSGEMLKDSEIGLRKVDLQDEKDVKLLQYAYPNASAGESTPIERSFENAPPMIPHSTEGMLPITKDDNQCLACHDPAVAADVGAVAVPASHTYDLRTNKNLSEVSHARFNCVLCHTPQANVAPAIANTFSPDFRTQEGKKSSNLLDVLNEGVN; via the coding sequence ATGAAAAAATACGCTCAAAGTTTAATAATTGGGTTACTTGGATTGGCATTTTTCGCGTGTTCAGATTCTACAGAATCTAAAGGAGATAATGTGGAGATGCAAAGCGGTGAAATGCTTAAAGATAGTGAGATTGGGTTGAGAAAGGTGGATTTGCAAGATGAAAAAGATGTTAAATTGCTTCAATACGCATATCCTAATGCTTCTGCGGGTGAAAGCACGCCTATTGAACGTTCATTTGAAAATGCTCCACCTATGATTCCTCATAGCACAGAGGGTATGCTCCCTATCACAAAAGATGACAATCAATGTTTGGCTTGCCACGATCCTGCTGTTGCAGCTGATGTAGGCGCTGTGGCTGTTCCTGCTTCACATACTTATGACTTGCGCACAAATAAAAATTTAAGTGAAGTCTCTCACGCGCGTTTTAATTGTGTGCTATGCCACACTCCACAAGCAAATGTAGCACCTGCTATTGCAAACACTTTCTCACCAGATTTTCGCACTCAAGAGGGCAAAAAATCATCAAACCTTCTTGATGTTCTCAATGAGGGTGTAAATTAA
- the napH gene encoding quinol dehydrogenase ferredoxin subunit NapH, with product MKFVKIKYLLLRRLSQCVILTLFVMGNYSIATLKNVQSKEELVVFGGNIESLIGDSSSVVAKQPSALSSVVQGNLSHSRWFDGAFNLTDPLSVLQIFLAGGGLAFDVLLGAVLVVLIYGIFLGRAYCAFVCPINLITDFANFLRAKLGFNYAQRKLSLPRSTRFVILGLGLSLSAIFGVAAFELISPISMVHRGVVFGMGFGIFAIVAVFCFDLFVLKNGFCGHICPLGAMYSLIGKFALLRVYHTLSHCTKCMKCVQICPEPEVLKPIGKQEGTLKTMTCLRCGRCIEVCDDNALNFSIVNFTHKEKR from the coding sequence ATGAAGTTTGTAAAAATAAAATATCTGCTTCTTAGACGTTTGTCTCAATGTGTGATTCTCACGCTTTTTGTAATGGGGAATTATTCTATTGCAACACTTAAAAATGTGCAAAGCAAAGAAGAATTGGTGGTCTTTGGTGGCAATATAGAATCTCTCATAGGAGATTCTAGCTCTGTGGTAGCAAAACAACCAAGTGCATTAAGCTCTGTTGTACAAGGAAACCTAAGTCATTCACGCTGGTTTGATGGTGCTTTTAACCTTACTGACCCTTTGAGTGTCTTGCAAATCTTTCTTGCAGGTGGTGGATTAGCATTTGATGTTTTGCTTGGAGCTGTGCTTGTAGTGCTAATTTATGGCATATTTTTAGGGAGAGCCTATTGCGCTTTTGTTTGTCCCATTAATCTTATAACAGATTTTGCAAACTTTTTGCGCGCAAAGTTAGGATTCAATTATGCCCAACGCAAACTCTCTCTCCCGCGTTCTACACGATTTGTAATCTTAGGATTAGGATTAAGCTTAAGCGCAATATTTGGTGTAGCTGCTTTTGAGCTTATTAGTCCTATCTCTATGGTGCATCGTGGCGTAGTTTTTGGTATGGGATTTGGCATTTTTGCCATAGTGGCTGTGTTTTGCTTTGATTTATTTGTGCTTAAAAATGGCTTTTGTGGGCATATTTGTCCGCTTGGGGCGATGTATTCACTCATTGGGAAATTTGCACTTTTGCGCGTTTATCATACGCTTTCACATTGCACAAAATGTATGAAATGTGTGCAAATTTGCCCCGAACCTGAAGTCCTAAAGCCTATTGGCAAACAAGAAGGCACATTAAAAACAATGACTTGTTTGCGCTGTGGGAGATGTATTGAGGTGTGCGATGATAACGCACTGAATTTTAGTATTGTAAATTTTACACATAAGGAGAAAAGATGA
- the napG gene encoding ferredoxin-type protein NapG: protein MSDKTKPSNPQRREALLKIGQNAGFALFGALVWGAYVNVAKAGNSNILRPPGASKNDADFVASCIKCGLCVESCPFYTLKLATPNDNATLGTPFFEARKVPCYMCKDIPCAAICPTDALDLKRLYQPKKHEEGEHSYTQANINNATMGVAIVDSKHCVAYAGIQCDACYRACPLIDKAIKLEYKRNERTGKHGFLLPVVDSDYCTGCGMCEKACVTELPTIIVLPRSVALGKMGTNYIKGWDKTDENRLFELKEQKNIKSKKPSHSNSLEYLNNSLGEVE, encoded by the coding sequence GTGTCAGACAAAACAAAGCCATCAAATCCCCAAAGACGCGAAGCGCTACTTAAAATAGGGCAAAATGCAGGTTTTGCTTTATTTGGAGCGCTTGTATGGGGTGCGTATGTGAATGTCGCTAAAGCTGGAAATAGCAATATTTTGCGCCCACCGGGTGCGAGCAAAAATGATGCTGATTTTGTTGCAAGCTGCATTAAATGCGGGCTTTGTGTAGAATCTTGTCCATTTTATACGCTCAAGCTTGCTACACCAAATGATAATGCCACGCTTGGCACACCTTTTTTTGAAGCGCGCAAAGTGCCTTGCTATATGTGTAAGGATATTCCTTGTGCGGCGATATGCCCTACTGATGCGCTTGATTTAAAACGTTTGTATCAACCTAAAAAACACGAAGAAGGTGAACATAGCTATACTCAAGCAAACATTAACAATGCTACAATGGGAGTAGCTATTGTAGATTCTAAACATTGTGTGGCTTATGCGGGTATTCAATGCGATGCGTGCTATCGCGCGTGTCCGCTTATTGATAAAGCTATCAAACTTGAATATAAACGCAATGAGCGCACAGGAAAGCACGGATTCTTATTGCCTGTGGTAGATAGTGATTATTGCACAGGTTGTGGTATGTGCGAAAAAGCGTGTGTAACAGAACTTCCTACAATCATTGTCTTGCCTCGTAGTGTTGCATTAGGCAAAATGGGGACAAACTATATCAAGGGCTGGGATAAGACTGATGAAAATAGACTTTTTGAACTCAAAGAGCAAAAAAACATCAAGTCTAAAAAACCTAGCCATAGCAATAGTTTAGAGTATCTCAACAATTCGCTTGGAGAGGTAGAATGA
- the napA gene encoding nitrate reductase catalytic subunit NapA, whose protein sequence is MTSKIQGKKPTLSRRDFIKSAAAASAAASVGLSIPSVMSAEAQNAQKLWKWDKAVCRFCGTGCGIMVATQKDNSGQAKIVAVKGDPEAPVNRGLNCIKGYFCAKIMYGADRLTKPLLRVNSNGEFDKKGKFAPVSWKRAFDEMEKQFKKAYNELGPTGIAVFGSGQYTIQEGYAAVKLVKGGFRSNNIDPNARHCMASAVVGFMETFGIDEPAGCYDDIELTDTIITWGANMAEMHPVLWSRVTDRKLSSSNVKVINLSTYTNRTSDLADIEIIFKPHTDLAIWNFLAREIINRNAVDEAFVKENCVFSTGFVNIGYGMRNNPQHPKFKPEERDIVAKEVSKIVSNDEGITLQYLGIKAGEEMKMDKAGAAGNHWGISFEDFKKGLEPYTLDFVANLAKGNPDESIESFKQKLQSLADYYIDKNRKIVSFWTMGMNQHQRGTWVNEQSYMVHMLLGKQAKPGSGAFSLTGQPSACGTAREVGTFSHRLPADMVVANPKHREITEKIWNLPSGTLNSKIGAPYLKIMRDLEDGNIKWAWVQVNNPWQNTANANHWIAAAREQDNFIVVSECYPGVSAKVADLILPTAMIYEKWGAYGNAERRTQHWKQQVVAPGEAMPDIWQMAEFAKRFKLSEVWNKGYEALDIKPVLESAKAMGYKEDDTLFDVLFANKNAKNFSAQDALLKNEFNTEVLGDSRNVQDGSGEAFKGYGFFIQKYLWEEYRQFGLGHAHDLADFDTYHRVRGLRWPVVNGKETQWRFNSKYDFYAQKLGNGKAFAFYGNKGKDMPAGSLNAPSEEKVSIDNKAKIFLRPYMDPCEMPDKEYPMWLCTGRVLEHWHSGTMTMRVPELYRAVPEALCYMHPDDANAQNLEQNQVVWVESRRGKVKAKLDLRGRNRPPKGLIYVPWFDENVFINKVCLDATCPISKQTDFKKCAVKVYKA, encoded by the coding sequence ATGACAAGCAAAATACAAGGTAAAAAGCCCACGCTTTCACGCCGAGACTTTATCAAAAGTGCGGCAGCAGCTTCGGCAGCAGCAAGTGTAGGGTTAAGCATTCCAAGTGTGATGAGTGCAGAAGCACAAAATGCTCAAAAGCTTTGGAAGTGGGATAAAGCAGTATGTAGATTCTGTGGAACAGGCTGTGGCATTATGGTAGCAACACAAAAAGATAATTCAGGACAGGCTAAGATTGTAGCCGTTAAAGGCGACCCTGAAGCACCTGTAAATCGCGGCTTAAATTGTATCAAAGGATATTTTTGTGCCAAGATTATGTATGGAGCAGATAGACTTACAAAACCTCTTTTACGTGTAAATAGTAATGGAGAATTTGATAAAAAAGGTAAATTTGCACCTGTGAGCTGGAAAAGAGCCTTTGATGAGATGGAAAAACAATTCAAAAAAGCTTATAATGAGCTTGGACCAACAGGTATAGCTGTATTTGGCTCTGGACAATACACAATTCAAGAGGGTTATGCAGCCGTAAAACTTGTTAAGGGTGGATTCCGAAGTAATAATATTGACCCTAATGCGCGACATTGTATGGCAAGTGCAGTTGTCGGCTTTATGGAAACTTTTGGTATTGATGAGCCTGCTGGGTGTTATGATGACATTGAGCTTACAGACACCATTATCACTTGGGGCGCAAATATGGCTGAAATGCACCCTGTGCTTTGGAGTCGTGTAACCGATAGAAAATTAAGCAGCAGCAATGTAAAAGTGATTAATCTCTCTACCTATACTAACCGCACTTCGGATTTGGCAGATATTGAAATTATCTTTAAGCCACATACTGATTTGGCAATCTGGAATTTTCTTGCACGCGAGATTATCAATCGCAACGCCGTAGATGAAGCATTTGTGAAAGAAAACTGCGTTTTTAGCACAGGTTTTGTTAATATTGGTTATGGTATGAGAAATAATCCTCAACACCCCAAATTCAAGCCTGAAGAAAGAGATATAGTTGCCAAAGAAGTATCAAAAATAGTAAGCAATGATGAGGGCATCACATTGCAATATCTAGGCATCAAAGCAGGGGAAGAAATGAAAATGGACAAAGCTGGTGCAGCAGGAAATCACTGGGGCATTAGTTTTGAAGATTTCAAAAAAGGACTAGAGCCTTACACGCTTGATTTTGTAGCCAATCTTGCTAAAGGCAATCCTGATGAAAGCATAGAATCTTTCAAACAAAAGCTTCAAAGCCTAGCAGATTATTATATTGATAAAAATCGCAAAATTGTAAGCTTTTGGACTATGGGTATGAATCAACACCAAAGAGGCACTTGGGTAAATGAACAAAGCTATATGGTGCATATGCTTCTTGGCAAACAGGCTAAACCCGGCAGTGGTGCGTTTTCACTCACAGGACAACCTAGTGCGTGTGGCACTGCGCGTGAAGTAGGGACATTTTCACATAGACTTCCTGCGGATATGGTAGTAGCAAATCCAAAGCATCGTGAGATTACAGAAAAAATATGGAATCTTCCCTCTGGTACACTCAATAGCAAAATCGGTGCGCCTTATTTAAAGATTATGCGTGATTTAGAAGATGGCAATATCAAATGGGCGTGGGTGCAAGTAAATAATCCGTGGCAAAATACAGCTAATGCTAATCACTGGATTGCTGCAGCAAGGGAGCAAGATAACTTCATCGTTGTAAGTGAATGTTATCCGGGCGTAAGTGCTAAAGTAGCAGATTTAATTTTGCCAACAGCAATGATTTACGAAAAATGGGGTGCATATGGCAATGCTGAAAGACGCACTCAACATTGGAAACAACAAGTCGTAGCACCCGGTGAAGCTATGCCTGATATTTGGCAAATGGCTGAATTTGCTAAACGTTTTAAACTCAGTGAAGTATGGAATAAAGGATATGAAGCCCTTGATATTAAGCCGGTTTTAGAATCTGCTAAAGCTATGGGCTACAAAGAAGATGATACGCTCTTTGATGTGCTTTTTGCGAACAAAAATGCAAAAAACTTTAGTGCGCAAGATGCTCTGCTTAAAAATGAGTTTAATACAGAAGTCTTGGGCGATTCACGGAATGTGCAAGATGGCAGTGGAGAAGCATTTAAAGGATATGGATTTTTTATCCAAAAATATCTTTGGGAGGAATATCGTCAGTTTGGACTAGGACACGCACACGATTTGGCTGATTTTGATACTTATCATCGTGTAAGAGGCTTGCGTTGGCCTGTTGTCAATGGCAAAGAAACACAATGGAGATTTAATAGCAAATATGACTTCTATGCACAAAAACTTGGCAATGGCAAGGCATTTGCATTCTATGGAAACAAAGGCAAAGATATGCCTGCTGGTTCGCTTAACGCGCCAAGTGAAGAAAAAGTCAGTATTGATAATAAGGCAAAAATCTTCCTTCGCCCTTATATGGACCCCTGCGAAATGCCTGATAAAGAATATCCTATGTGGCTCTGCACCGGGCGCGTGTTAGAACATTGGCATTCTGGCACAATGACTATGCGTGTGCCTGAACTTTATCGTGCTGTGCCTGAAGCACTCTGCTATATGCACCCTGATGATGCAAACGCACAAAATTTAGAGCAAAATCAAGTCGTATGGGTAGAATCCAGAAGGGGCAAAGTCAAGGCAAAACTTGATTTGCGCGGACGAAACCGCCCACCAAAAGGACTTATTTATGTGCCTTGGTTTGATGAAAATGTATTTATCAATAAGGTTTGTCTTGATGCAACTTGTCCAATTTCAAAGCAAACAGACTTTAAAAAATGCGCTGTGAAAGTGTATAAAGCATAA
- the greA gene encoding transcription elongation factor GreA, which yields MATEPMTNYGYEKLVAELKNLKEVERPRIVIEIDIARSHGDLKENAEYHAAREKQAFIEARINELGLMLANAQVIDPASLPHNKVSFGSSVKILNLDTDKEFVYTLVGSMESNPSKGLISVSSPIAKALMGKSKGDEVSITLPNGENEFEILEVFYKDIVFGE from the coding sequence ATGGCAACAGAACCAATGACAAATTATGGTTATGAAAAGCTTGTCGCAGAGCTTAAGAATCTCAAAGAGGTGGAGCGTCCGCGCATTGTGATTGAAATTGATATTGCGCGTTCTCACGGCGATTTGAAAGAAAATGCAGAATATCACGCTGCGAGGGAAAAACAAGCTTTTATTGAGGCTCGTATTAATGAGCTTGGACTTATGCTTGCAAATGCACAGGTGATTGACCCTGCAAGTTTGCCACATAATAAGGTAAGTTTTGGTTCAAGTGTGAAGATTCTCAATCTTGATACAGATAAAGAATTTGTCTATACACTTGTAGGTTCTATGGAAAGCAATCCTTCCAAAGGGCTTATTTCGGTTTCTTCGCCTATTGCCAAAGCGTTGATGGGTAAATCAAAAGGCGATGAAGTAAGTATCACATTGCCTAATGGAGAGAATGAATTTGAGATACTTGAGGTATTTTATAAAGACATTGTATTTGGGGAATAG
- the dut gene encoding dUTP diphosphatase, with the protein MKQAQIKIKKLHSHALIPSYQTPQAAGFDLHAVEDCFIKAGDRGLISTGLAFEIESGFEVQVRPRSGLALHNGISVLNTPGTIDSDYRGEIKVILINHSNEDFHIHRGDRIAQAVVSEVTQAVFTEVQELGQSVRGERGFGSSGIIHKGYYQG; encoded by the coding sequence ATGAAGCAAGCACAAATTAAGATTAAAAAACTTCATTCGCACGCTCTCATACCAAGTTATCAAACGCCTCAAGCAGCAGGGTTTGATTTGCACGCAGTGGAAGATTGTTTCATAAAAGCTGGTGATAGAGGACTTATAAGCACAGGTTTGGCTTTTGAGATAGAATCTGGTTTTGAAGTGCAGGTGCGTCCAAGAAGCGGTTTAGCACTTCATAATGGAATAAGTGTGCTTAATACGCCCGGCACGATTGATAGCGATTATCGTGGAGAGATTAAAGTGATTCTCATCAATCATTCAAATGAGGATTTTCATATCCATAGAGGCGATAGAATCGCTCAAGCTGTGGTAAGTGAGGTAACTCAAGCAGTATTTACAGAGGTGCAGGAATTAGGGCAGAGTGTGCGAGGAGAGAGAGGGTTTGGCTCTTCTGGTATTATACACAAAGGGTATTATCAAGGTTAA
- a CDS encoding tetratricopeptide repeat protein — MSLKTDLKDIKEEFNKDEKLLESAFRLEILWRRYRKYVILLVLCVFGIGIGWIVNDYMVSKRAQQASLAYEKLVEDATDKEALQSLKESSPALYDLYRYSNAHGDIAVYESLVDSQNEFVRTLARYEVASYKASALLEKANNEDSYQATLAQNIESLEKTTSSSLKDLAILQEAYLLFRANKPQEAHQKLMLISENSPLYREAMMLKHFALSDKPAS, encoded by the coding sequence ATGAGTTTAAAAACAGATTTAAAAGATATAAAAGAAGAGTTTAATAAAGATGAGAAACTCTTGGAAAGTGCGTTTCGCTTGGAGATTTTGTGGCGTAGATACCGCAAGTATGTCATATTGCTCGTATTATGTGTATTTGGGATTGGCATAGGGTGGATTGTAAATGATTATATGGTATCTAAACGCGCACAGCAAGCGAGTTTAGCGTATGAGAAACTTGTTGAAGACGCGACAGATAAAGAGGCTTTGCAATCACTTAAAGAATCAAGTCCAGCTCTTTATGATTTGTATCGTTATAGCAATGCACACGGCGATATAGCAGTGTATGAAAGTTTAGTGGATTCACAAAATGAGTTTGTGCGTACTCTTGCGCGATATGAAGTTGCTTCTTATAAAGCAAGCGCGCTATTAGAAAAAGCAAATAATGAAGATTCTTACCAAGCTACCCTTGCCCAAAATATAGAATCTTTAGAAAAAACTACGAGTTCAAGTCTTAAGGATTTGGCAATTTTGCAAGAAGCATATCTTCTTTTTCGCGCAAATAAACCCCAAGAAGCACATCAAAAACTAATGCTTATTTCTGAAAATTCACCACTTTATAGAGAAGCTATGATGCTAAAACATTTTGCTTTGAGTGATAAGCCAGCTTCATAG
- a CDS encoding plasminogen-binding protein, whose product MIKSNLMIKRFIFMAFLCLMIGFFINGCSSKKHFEPQTLSGKIHFNGKLSAAIQSVSREGAVLKDHTLLTLAQGITPLLVKKDYKFLTQNNNIFVLQKQCQEIMIIETNAAQNTPNIHTIPFDKCILSATFKGNKLAMVLLDNTLVYYDASKQKEIFSQKYPPVLAINSYLAAPKITSEYVIYPDLEGKILIYSIAQNKIIKDILIISDKFFNNVIYLYAKDKYILAATAKRVSAIIDNKSFKYDVDLRDVLFFGDKVYVLSIEGEILELDHTLKLLRKVRLPFAVLSGIIIKNNTLYTLESGGYLIALDLKDFAPMIYKNNLAKKKSLFYNQDTFFYDKVYKRFE is encoded by the coding sequence GTGATAAAGTCAAATTTGATGATAAAGAGATTCATATTTATGGCTTTTTTATGCTTGATGATAGGATTTTTTATTAATGGCTGCAGTTCCAAAAAGCATTTTGAGCCTCAAACCCTCAGCGGTAAAATACATTTTAATGGTAAATTAAGCGCAGCTATACAAAGTGTATCTAGAGAGGGTGCAGTGCTTAAAGACCATACTTTGCTCACTCTTGCACAAGGCATCACCCCTCTTTTGGTAAAAAAAGATTATAAATTCCTCACACAAAATAACAATATATTTGTATTGCAAAAACAATGTCAAGAGATTATGATAATAGAAACAAATGCAGCACAAAATACACCTAATATACATACAATCCCTTTTGATAAGTGCATACTTTCTGCAACATTTAAGGGCAATAAGCTTGCTATGGTGCTCTTAGATAATACTCTTGTGTATTATGATGCGAGTAAGCAAAAAGAGATTTTTTCTCAAAAATATCCCCCTGTGTTGGCGATAAACTCTTATCTTGCTGCGCCTAAGATAACATCTGAATATGTGATTTATCCGGATTTAGAGGGAAAGATTCTTATTTATAGCATTGCACAAAATAAAATTATCAAAGATATTCTTATCATAAGTGATAAGTTTTTTAATAATGTCATTTATTTGTATGCTAAGGATAAATACATTCTTGCTGCTACGGCTAAACGCGTAAGCGCGATTATTGACAATAAGAGCTTTAAATATGATGTGGATTTGCGTGATGTCTTATTTTTTGGTGATAAAGTATATGTTTTAAGCATTGAGGGTGAGATTTTAGAGCTTGATCATACATTGAAATTATTGCGCAAAGTGCGTTTGCCTTTTGCAGTATTAAGTGGCATTATAATCAAAAATAATACGCTTTATACACTTGAATCTGGAGGCTATCTGATAGCTCTTGACCTTAAAGATTTTGCCCCTATGATATACAAAAATAATCTTGCGAAGAAAAAAAGCCTTTTTTATAATCAAGATACCTTTTTTTATGACAAAGTGTATAAAAGGTTTGAGTAA
- a CDS encoding type III pantothenate kinase encodes MLLCDIGNTFLHFYHKGRIWKEKPYALTKKKDNLPIYYISVNERFERCLLASHPYCVNVNQHIGLQTQYTGLGVDRKAACSAIDNGVIIDAGSAITADVMQEGVHIGGYIMPGLEAYRRMYADISPVLNREIEPSVNLSILPQNTADAISFGVLKSIILMIKSTSRTKKLYFTGGDGKFFARFFENAIYDNTLVFKGMQKALEKQI; translated from the coding sequence ATGCTTCTTTGTGATATAGGCAATACTTTTTTACATTTTTATCATAAAGGTAGGATTTGGAAAGAAAAGCCTTATGCGCTGACGAAAAAAAAGGATAATCTTCCCATTTATTATATAAGCGTCAATGAACGCTTTGAGCGTTGTTTGCTCGCCTCTCACCCCTATTGTGTGAATGTAAATCAACATATAGGGCTACAAACGCAATATACAGGTTTGGGTGTGGATAGAAAAGCAGCGTGTAGCGCGATTGACAATGGAGTAATTATTGATGCAGGAAGCGCAATCACTGCAGATGTAATGCAAGAGGGTGTCCATATAGGCGGATATATTATGCCCGGACTTGAAGCATACAGGAGAATGTATGCTGATATTTCGCCTGTGTTAAATAGAGAGATTGAACCAAGTGTGAATCTCTCTATTTTGCCTCAAAATACTGCAGATGCTATTAGTTTTGGTGTGCTTAAAAGTATTATTTTAATGATAAAAAGCACCTCGCGCACTAAAAAGCTTTATTTTACGGGTGGTGATGGTAAGTTTTTTGCGCGTTTTTTTGAGAATGCTATTTATGATAATACCCTTGTGTTTAAAGGTATGCAAAAAGCCTTAGAAAAACAGATTTGA
- the hisG gene encoding ATP phosphoribosyltransferase: MIKVALPKGRIAQESLALFERLYGSKFAFDDRKLILEHQGFTFMLVRSQDVPTYVIHQAADVGIVGLDVIEEQEADVVKLLNLGIGKCKVVVGSEVGKSLDYRKPQLKIATKMPHITRKYFSNKAISIEALKLYGSIELAPLVGLSDAIVDIVETGATMAQNNLKIDEVIMESSAYLVVNKNSFYEKKELILALYERLKSTLES; the protein is encoded by the coding sequence ATGATAAAAGTAGCCTTACCTAAAGGGCGCATAGCACAAGAGAGTTTAGCATTATTTGAGCGATTATATGGGAGCAAGTTTGCTTTTGATGATAGAAAGCTGATTTTAGAGCATCAAGGTTTCACCTTTATGCTTGTCCGAAGCCAAGATGTGCCAACTTATGTTATTCATCAAGCTGCAGATGTGGGGATTGTAGGATTAGATGTGATTGAAGAGCAGGAGGCAGATGTAGTCAAGCTTTTGAATCTTGGCATTGGTAAATGCAAAGTTGTGGTAGGTTCGGAAGTGGGCAAAAGCCTTGATTACCGAAAGCCACAACTTAAAATTGCTACCAAAATGCCCCATATTACACGTAAGTATTTTTCTAACAAAGCCATTTCTATTGAAGCTTTAAAACTTTATGGCTCAATAGAGCTTGCACCGCTTGTGGGGTTAAGCGATGCGATTGTGGATATTGTGGAGACAGGAGCAACAATGGCACAAAACAATCTCAAAATTGATGAGGTTATTATGGAATCAAGTGCTTATTTGGTAGTAAATAAAAATAGTTTTTATGAGAAAAAAGAGCTGATTTTGGCACTCTATGAGCGACTGAAATCTACTTTAGAATCCTAA